A stretch of the Aegilops tauschii subsp. strangulata cultivar AL8/78 chromosome 4, Aet v6.0, whole genome shotgun sequence genome encodes the following:
- the LOC109780752 gene encoding uncharacterized protein: MASDQTLPLPPPPLLPSNPNQIPTPTPTAPHPTPSPSPPPASAARKLPIKRRSPPRPSSSPSSSSGQNQNPPFKFQRIWSESDELRFLQGLLGCGAQGLVFPRDLNVFYDRFSESMPQPYTRSQLSEKLRRLKNKHRNVSSRVARGLDPARLAPHDRDVLHLCSRLWDPANAATSPFAAPAAPAGSSGNKRRRSNPAAPPPLDVPAPSGDSNSHGYNGIGSSTPGAAFPDENGAEDVMYLEQESGHHLYFDEGAAFVADGNLDGITLDGIAPDQAETMAVLTDVGDNGVVAGDNGVVGNDAAPQNAVNNGGNPQNAVNNGGNPQNAVNNGGNSQNGNCNVLLPRSSEHRMASAVLDVFEECLREAKADGIVNGGNAEESELARRWRAQRIDELDVLSQRLRLIIEDATAAGH; this comes from the coding sequence ATGGCCTCGGACCAAACCCTCCCACTCCCACCCCCACCGCTACTCCCGTCCAACCCCAACCAGATccccaccccgaccccgaccgcACCGCACCCgaccccgtccccgtccccgccCCCCGCCTCCGCCGCGCGGAAGCTCCCCATCAAGCGCCGCTCCCCGCCGcgcccctcctcctcgccctcctcctcctccggccagAACCAGAACCCGCCCTTCAAGTTCCAGCGCATCTGGTCCGAGTCCGACGAGCTGCGCTTCCTGCAGGGCCTCCTCGGCTGCGGCGCGCAGGGCCTCGTCTTCCCGCGCGACCTCAACGTCTTCTACGACCGCTTCTCCGAGTCCATGCCGCAGCCCTACACCCGCTCCCAGCTCTCCGAGAAGCTCCGCCGCCTCAAGAACAAGCACCGCAACGTCTCCTCCCGCGTCGCCAGGGGCCTCGACCCCGCCCGCCTCGCCCCGCACGACCGCGACGTCCTCCACCTCTGCTCCCGCCTCTGGGAccccgccaacgccgccacctcgcccttcgccgcccccgccgcgccCGCAGGCTCCTCGGGGAACAAGCGCCGCCGCTCCAACCCtgctgcgccgccgccgctcgacGTCCCGGCCCCCTCGGGGGACAGCAACTCCCATGGCTACAATGGGATCGGTTCCTCCACCCCCGGCGCCGCCTTCCCCGACGAGAACGGCGCCGAGGATGTGATGTATCTCGAGCAGGAGAGCGGCCACCACCTCTATTTTGACGAGGGTGCTGCTTTTGTTGCCGACGGCAACCTTGATGGCATTACCTTGGACGGGATTGCGCCGGACCAGGCTGAGACCATGGCTGTTCTCACCGATGTCGGTGACAATGGAGTTGTTGCCGGTGACAATGGAGTTGTTGGCAACGACGCAGCTCCCCAAAATGCTGTGAACAATGGAGGTAATCCCCAAAATGCTGTGAACAATGGAGGTAATCCACAAAATGCTGTGAACAATGGAGGTAACAGTCAGAACGGTAACTGCAATGTATTGCTGCCGCGTAGCAGCGAGCATCGCATGGCAAGTGCCGTGCTGGATGTATTTGAGGAGTGTTTGAGAGAGGCAAAGGCCGATGGGATAGTCAACGGTGGCAATGCCGAGGAAAGCGAACTCGCCAGGCGATGGAGGGCGCAGAGGATTGATGAGCTTGATGTGTTGAGCCAAAGGCTCAGGTTGATCATTGAGGATGCTACTGCCGCTGGGCACTAA